In the genome of Bacillus sp. S3, one region contains:
- a CDS encoding DUF3427 domain-containing protein yields the protein MEAVEKKLIVNSDKGNLLRELVKSMNECVRFYFSVAFINFSGLQLLLDPLKEAEQKGIQGKIITSTYLNFTDAKALEKIKEFQNVDLKVFVTDKEIGFHTKAYIFEYQDSYKVIIGSSNITQSALKSNIEWNVEIITKEHGRFIQDVLKEYDGLWDMSTEADQAFISRYEEFLKSLKNTQKTHQLIYENKQYIVQNRMQKRATENLERLRSYGEKKALVIAATGTGKTYMSAFDVKNVKPRRLLFIVHREEILKKAKDTFEMLLPNDGFTFGLLTGNHKQKHVDYVFATIQTISKCFHEFERDEFDYLIIDEAHHATSLTYQTVLEYFEPQFTLGMTATPERSDGYNVFDLFDNNVALEVRLHEALEDELVIPFHYFGITDIDGVDLSDVDIDDITEITKRLKVNERVDFIIEKMDFYGHDGEKRKGLGFCVSIEHAQYMASEFNKKGYKSICLYGDDVPDIREQYIKRLEDDQDELEFIFTRDIFNEGVDIPSINTVLMLRPTNSPIIFIQQLGRGLRKHADKSFLTVLDFIGNHQKTFLIALALNGSRYYDKESLKVAVATGFSNIPGCTHIQMDKISQDRILEQIDKENFNSMKYLKEEYGEFKKLNQGRIPYLLLDYLKYDGAPDPVKFINREKTYVSFVAKVEKDEYLKELLLNEAFEAVMKELSSKLPLKRIYEFVILRYLLEHEEINQEMAKEQILKMIDHVDDDSILHAFECLNQNYYDSGQLKNKPKLVQYSNGILTKTDSLIKLLENEEYRKFIDDIITYGIFRYEKDFKREYYGVPHFKLYEQYQMIDAALLSNYRKIHSSFRGSGLLANGNEYFLFIDLHKEEDVKESINYKDKFINTHEFQWQSVNNTTQQSERGKNIIFNQLRGIHLHLFIRKYKELDGKTEPYIYIGKGNSVEFEGDKPITVQMELENEVPANLYTEFTEKV from the coding sequence ATGGAAGCAGTAGAAAAAAAACTAATCGTTAATTCCGACAAGGGGAATTTATTAAGAGAATTAGTTAAATCAATGAACGAGTGTGTGCGGTTTTATTTTAGTGTCGCTTTTATTAATTTCAGTGGCTTGCAGCTGCTTCTTGATCCTTTAAAGGAAGCAGAGCAAAAAGGAATTCAAGGTAAAATCATCACGTCAACCTATCTCAATTTTACCGATGCCAAGGCATTGGAGAAAATTAAAGAGTTTCAAAATGTCGACCTGAAGGTCTTTGTTACTGATAAAGAAATTGGCTTTCATACGAAGGCATACATATTTGAGTATCAGGATAGCTATAAGGTCATTATCGGCTCGTCTAATATTACCCAAAGTGCGCTGAAAAGTAATATTGAATGGAACGTCGAAATTATTACCAAAGAACATGGCCGCTTTATTCAGGATGTTTTAAAGGAATACGATGGGCTCTGGGACATGAGCACAGAAGCCGATCAGGCATTTATTAGTAGATATGAAGAGTTCCTGAAGAGTCTAAAAAATACGCAAAAAACTCATCAATTAATATATGAAAATAAGCAATATATTGTCCAAAATCGGATGCAGAAACGAGCAACCGAGAACCTTGAGAGACTGAGAAGTTACGGGGAGAAAAAGGCATTGGTCATTGCCGCAACTGGGACAGGGAAAACCTATATGTCGGCCTTTGATGTAAAAAACGTAAAGCCAAGGCGACTCCTGTTCATCGTCCATCGCGAAGAGATTCTCAAAAAAGCGAAGGATACCTTTGAGATGCTGTTACCTAATGACGGTTTCACGTTTGGCTTGTTGACAGGGAACCATAAGCAGAAGCATGTGGATTATGTATTTGCCACGATCCAAACCATCTCGAAGTGTTTTCATGAATTTGAAAGAGATGAATTTGATTATCTAATTATCGATGAGGCCCATCATGCTACAAGTCTAACCTATCAGACCGTATTAGAATATTTTGAGCCTCAGTTTACCTTAGGGATGACAGCCACTCCTGAACGAAGTGACGGATATAATGTCTTTGATCTGTTCGATAATAATGTGGCTTTGGAGGTTCGCTTACACGAAGCCTTAGAGGACGAGCTTGTGATCCCCTTTCATTATTTTGGAATCACCGATATTGATGGCGTCGATTTAAGTGATGTGGATATAGATGATATCACTGAAATTACCAAACGTCTAAAGGTCAATGAACGGGTTGATTTTATTATTGAAAAAATGGATTTCTACGGTCATGATGGTGAGAAAAGAAAGGGCCTCGGTTTTTGCGTCAGTATTGAACATGCTCAATATATGGCAAGTGAGTTTAATAAAAAGGGCTATAAAAGCATCTGTTTATATGGAGATGATGTACCGGATATCCGGGAGCAATATATTAAACGATTAGAAGATGACCAGGACGAGTTAGAGTTCATTTTCACCCGAGATATTTTTAATGAAGGGGTCGACATTCCTTCTATTAATACAGTATTAATGCTGCGACCAACCAACTCACCGATTATCTTTATTCAACAACTCGGAAGAGGATTACGGAAGCATGCGGATAAGAGTTTTTTAACGGTGCTCGACTTTATTGGAAACCATCAGAAAACCTTCCTCATTGCATTGGCGTTAAATGGGAGTCGCTATTATGACAAAGAAAGCCTAAAGGTAGCGGTGGCAACGGGATTCTCTAATATTCCTGGTTGTACCCATATCCAAATGGATAAGATCTCACAGGATAGAATTTTGGAGCAAATTGATAAGGAAAACTTCAATTCGATGAAGTATCTGAAGGAAGAGTATGGCGAATTTAAAAAGCTGAATCAAGGTAGGATTCCCTATTTGTTATTGGATTACCTGAAATATGATGGTGCTCCAGATCCTGTTAAGTTTATTAATCGAGAGAAAACATACGTATCCTTTGTGGCCAAGGTCGAGAAAGATGAGTATTTAAAGGAACTTTTACTAAATGAAGCCTTTGAGGCAGTGATGAAGGAATTATCAAGCAAGCTGCCGCTTAAGCGGATTTATGAGTTTGTTATCCTGCGTTATTTGCTAGAGCATGAAGAGATTAATCAAGAAATGGCCAAGGAGCAAATACTAAAAATGATTGATCATGTCGATGACGATAGTATTTTACATGCATTTGAGTGTCTAAATCAAAACTACTATGATAGTGGCCAACTGAAGAATAAACCAAAATTAGTCCAATATAGTAATGGTATTCTGACGAAGACGGATAGCCTTATAAAGCTATTAGAAAATGAGGAATACCGTAAATTTATTGATGACATTATCACTTATGGTATTTTCCGATACGAGAAGGATTTTAAAAGAGAATACTACGGTGTCCCACATTTCAAATTGTATGAGCAATATCAAATGATCGACGCAGCGTTGCTGTCGAACTATCGGAAGATCCATAGTTCCTTTAGAGGATCTGGATTATTAGCGAATGGCAATGAATATTTTCTCTTTATTGATTTGCATAAAGAGGAAGACGTAAAGGAAAGTATCAACTACAAAGATAAATTTATTAATACCCATGAATTCCAATGGCAATCTGTTAATAATACGACGCAACAATCTGAACGAGGGAAAAATATCATTTTTAATCAGCTGCGTGGGATTCATCTTCATTTGTTTATTCGAAAGTACAAAGAATTGGATGGCAAGACGGAGCCTTATATTTATATTGGAAAAGGAAATTCTGTTGAATTTGAAGGGGACAAGCCGATTACGGTCCAAATGGAATTAGAGAATGAGGTTCCGGCAAATTTATATACGGAGTTTACAGAAAAAGTGTAG
- a CDS encoding (deoxy)nucleoside triphosphate pyrophosphohydrolase, translating to MKKLVKVVAAIIENENNEILCALRSPEMSIPNQWEFPGGKVEANEDIFTALEREISEELDCTVETTKEVFNDNTHEYETFIINLISIKCRVVEGTPTASEHSKLIWLKRENLESLKWAPADIPAVEQLIQEK from the coding sequence ATGAAAAAGCTTGTTAAAGTAGTCGCTGCAATTATTGAAAATGAAAATAATGAAATCCTGTGCGCCCTTAGATCTCCTGAAATGTCAATTCCAAATCAGTGGGAGTTTCCCGGTGGTAAAGTGGAAGCAAACGAGGACATTTTCACCGCGCTAGAAAGAGAAATTTCTGAGGAGTTAGATTGTACGGTCGAAACTACCAAAGAAGTATTCAATGATAATACGCATGAATACGAAACCTTTATTATTAATTTAATCTCGATTAAGTGCAGAGTTGTCGAAGGAACCCCTACTGCGAGTGAGCATTCTAAGCTAATCTGGTTGAAAAGAGAAAATTTAGAATCACTTAAGTGGGCGCCGGCGGATATTCCAGCAGTTGAGCAATTAATTCAAGAAAAATAG
- a CDS encoding TerD family protein: MNQFLQMGANIVLSSPKGNVTVSYEISNSIDISLTAFLLTDSDKVQGDSGIIFYNQPESSSGVATLLPAEIAGNTKVHKLNFDMSKVPAGIMKIAITLTEDNSTGFSNVKNLKAEICTDHQIIELTPTSFKNENGIVVLELYLRNGQTKVKSIWRGFDSGLEGLCKNYGVEVESDEQSKPSEPKTIQTQTPKEPDKTLPVPENKNSQNTLSPISLEKVKGKVSLEKGQKSVIIEKTPEITATVSWKSGTDYDIYALVYTKNGKQIDVAMFGAKGTPPLRSFGNGAVEHMGDVGRNNHSTKTEVIKLRLNDDILAVVPVVYSAQSNGTGSFYRYQVSMSIDNHNGTSVTISAKNANNNDRIYSCVPGILHNTPDGVIISPLELYSAPNSERRPKLRTGSSNMVEVIMDKGPINDYK, encoded by the coding sequence ATGAATCAATTTCTTCAGATGGGAGCCAATATAGTTTTAAGTTCTCCAAAGGGTAATGTTACTGTTAGTTACGAAATTTCTAATTCGATCGATATTTCCTTAACAGCTTTCCTTTTAACTGATTCAGACAAGGTACAAGGAGATAGCGGGATTATATTTTATAATCAACCAGAGAGCTCTTCTGGCGTGGCTACCCTTTTACCAGCTGAGATAGCAGGTAATACAAAAGTACATAAATTAAATTTTGACATGAGTAAGGTCCCTGCAGGTATTATGAAAATAGCGATCACTCTTACAGAGGATAATAGCACGGGATTTTCAAATGTAAAGAATTTAAAGGCTGAGATATGTACCGATCATCAGATTATCGAGTTAACCCCAACTAGTTTCAAAAATGAAAATGGAATTGTTGTATTGGAATTATATTTAAGGAATGGTCAGACAAAGGTAAAATCGATTTGGCGCGGTTTTGATTCTGGGCTTGAGGGGCTGTGTAAAAATTACGGTGTTGAGGTTGAATCTGATGAGCAGAGCAAGCCGTCCGAGCCTAAAACGATTCAAACACAAACCCCAAAAGAACCTGATAAGACTCTACCTGTTCCTGAAAATAAAAATAGTCAAAATACGTTGTCACCGATCAGTCTGGAAAAGGTCAAGGGTAAGGTAAGCCTCGAAAAAGGTCAAAAGTCAGTTATCATTGAAAAAACACCCGAAATTACTGCTACGGTATCTTGGAAATCTGGGACAGATTACGATATTTATGCTTTGGTTTATACGAAAAATGGTAAGCAGATAGATGTAGCCATGTTTGGAGCGAAAGGAACTCCTCCTCTCAGGAGTTTCGGCAACGGAGCAGTGGAACATATGGGGGATGTTGGGAGAAATAATCACTCAACGAAGACAGAAGTAATTAAATTAAGGTTAAATGATGATATTCTCGCAGTTGTTCCTGTAGTGTATTCTGCTCAGTCAAATGGAACAGGCTCATTCTACAGATACCAAGTGTCCATGAGTATAGATAATCATAATGGAACCTCCGTTACCATATCTGCCAAAAATGCAAATAACAATGATCGAATTTATTCCTGTGTGCCCGGAATACTTCATAATACGCCAGATGGAGTGATTATAAGTCCGTTGGAGCTTTATAGTGCACCGAACTCAGAGCGTAGACCTAAACTTAGGACGGGTTCTTCGAATATGGTAGAAGTGATAATGGACAAAGGACCAATAAATGATTACAAGTAG
- a CDS encoding MFS transporter, which translates to MAENILEKKVRKTLVTLLFLGWALGNLDRYLINYAVVHIGEDLSLTATQTGLILSSFFLGYALMQLPGGILADKFGAKRILLIAVIVWSIFTGLTAVAWTLGILVFIRFLFGIGEGGFQPSASKVISSSFPENERSKVMSIMLSSGGIMAMLVPIISAALLVTIGWRAFFVIAGLLGVIIAFLYWKYVPKDKVAHQSVQGPQVKRILGILFKIPLMWSLVIAYFTIYAVNWGLNSWMPKYLSDVRGLDLVSIGWLQMIPGAIQIIAMIAFGYLIDKLDLKVNKFIGAICALVLAGFLFLMFNAESITLFITYQSVVTLLLTFVLLLLPSFVLKRIPSDYAGTAMGMANTGGQLAGFVTPALIGFMVDSFNGSYNAAMWLLVVISIICVGAILTISPKNQANKEVEHESIA; encoded by the coding sequence ATGGCAGAAAATATTCTTGAGAAAAAAGTTCGTAAAACACTAGTAACATTACTATTCTTAGGTTGGGCGTTAGGTAATCTAGACCGTTACTTAATCAATTATGCGGTTGTGCATATTGGTGAGGACCTTTCCCTAACAGCTACTCAAACAGGTTTGATTTTAAGTTCATTCTTCCTAGGATATGCCTTAATGCAATTACCTGGGGGGATTTTGGCTGATAAATTTGGGGCAAAACGGATTTTATTAATAGCGGTGATTGTATGGTCCATCTTTACAGGTTTAACAGCTGTTGCATGGACATTAGGTATTTTAGTGTTCATTCGTTTCCTATTCGGAATTGGTGAAGGCGGTTTCCAACCTTCAGCTTCAAAAGTCATTTCATCATCGTTTCCTGAAAATGAACGAAGTAAAGTAATGTCTATCATGCTTTCTTCCGGAGGGATTATGGCGATGCTTGTGCCAATTATATCAGCTGCATTATTAGTAACAATTGGTTGGCGCGCATTCTTTGTAATTGCTGGTTTATTGGGAGTTATTATTGCATTCCTATATTGGAAGTATGTACCGAAGGATAAAGTAGCACATCAATCCGTACAAGGGCCACAAGTAAAAAGGATATTAGGGATTTTATTTAAAATACCATTAATGTGGAGTTTAGTTATAGCTTACTTTACTATTTATGCGGTGAACTGGGGTTTAAATTCTTGGATGCCAAAATATTTGTCAGATGTACGTGGGCTTGATTTAGTTTCCATTGGCTGGCTACAAATGATTCCCGGTGCCATTCAGATTATTGCAATGATAGCATTCGGTTACCTAATCGATAAATTGGATTTGAAAGTGAATAAATTTATTGGTGCTATATGTGCACTTGTTTTAGCTGGATTCCTATTTTTAATGTTTAATGCAGAATCGATTACATTATTTATCACATACCAAAGTGTCGTAACATTGTTATTGACTTTTGTGCTATTGTTATTACCATCATTTGTATTAAAGAGAATTCCTTCAGATTATGCAGGAACAGCTATGGGTATGGCAAACACTGGGGGGCAATTGGCGGGATTTGTTACGCCTGCATTAATAGGATTCATGGTCGATTCGTTCAATGGTTCTTATAATGCTGCTATGTGGCTGTTAGTGGTGATTTCAATTATTTGTGTAGGTGCGATTTTAACAATCTCCCCAAAAAATCAAGCTAATAAGGAGGTTGAACATGAGAGCATTGCATAA
- a CDS encoding M20 family metallopeptidase — MRALHNSLFSVSDFLREKKTTFTTISDKIWAKPELHFKEKYAVSVMEEALKAEGFAVEKNVANLETAIMGSFGSGATVIAFLGEYDALPFLSQEGGKAEFSPIEENGNGHGCGHNLLGAGGFAAAVAAKEYVEKTNAPFTIRFYGCPAEENGSGKAYMAKHGVFDDVDMAITWHPMSNNTTWNITSLTNYAATFKFTGKSAHAAAAPHLGRSALDAVELMNVGVNYLREHIIQEARIHYAVTHSGGTSPNVVQPYAEVSYLIRAPKKQQVVDIHKRVQKIAQGAALMTETTFEEHFDGAASDLIPNTTLAKVMQQQFDEAPALQFSEEDFTFAEQIYQSLDDESKASANMNLSSEQKELIGNKRLCELVLPLSPEIMLYGSTDVADVSWKTPTVQCTTACFVLGTPLHTWQAVAVGNTPIGHKGMLYAADIMARTAISCMENPTIIEEAKQELKTRLKGEKYVSLIPEKIK; from the coding sequence ATGAGAGCATTGCATAATTCATTATTTAGTGTAAGCGATTTCCTTCGAGAAAAAAAGACAACATTTACAACAATCAGTGATAAAATCTGGGCAAAACCAGAATTGCATTTTAAAGAAAAATATGCGGTTTCAGTAATGGAGGAAGCATTAAAAGCAGAAGGGTTTGCAGTTGAAAAAAATGTAGCAAATCTTGAAACTGCGATTATGGGTAGCTTTGGTAGTGGTGCAACTGTTATTGCATTTTTAGGTGAGTATGATGCCCTGCCATTTTTAAGTCAAGAAGGCGGGAAGGCGGAATTTTCTCCAATTGAAGAGAATGGGAATGGGCACGGCTGCGGACACAATTTACTTGGCGCAGGTGGATTTGCAGCAGCAGTAGCAGCGAAAGAATATGTTGAAAAAACAAATGCACCGTTCACTATTCGTTTTTATGGTTGTCCAGCGGAAGAAAACGGATCAGGTAAAGCATACATGGCAAAGCATGGAGTGTTTGATGATGTAGATATGGCTATTACTTGGCATCCAATGTCAAACAATACAACGTGGAATATAACGTCACTAACGAACTATGCAGCGACTTTTAAATTTACAGGAAAGAGTGCTCATGCGGCTGCTGCCCCTCATCTGGGGCGAAGTGCTTTAGATGCAGTGGAGTTAATGAATGTTGGTGTAAACTACCTGCGTGAACATATTATCCAAGAGGCACGCATCCATTATGCAGTAACTCATAGTGGTGGAACATCTCCAAATGTAGTTCAGCCCTATGCAGAGGTTTCTTATTTAATTCGTGCACCAAAGAAACAGCAAGTAGTGGATATCCATAAGCGAGTTCAAAAAATTGCTCAAGGTGCGGCCTTAATGACAGAAACAACATTTGAGGAGCATTTTGATGGGGCAGCATCAGATTTAATTCCAAATACAACGCTTGCAAAAGTGATGCAGCAGCAATTTGATGAGGCCCCAGCGCTTCAATTTAGTGAAGAGGACTTTACCTTTGCTGAGCAAATTTATCAATCATTGGATGATGAAAGTAAGGCTTCGGCTAATATGAATTTGTCTTCTGAACAAAAGGAATTAATAGGAAACAAGCGTCTATGCGAGCTTGTATTGCCATTATCACCAGAGATAATGCTGTATGGTTCGACGGATGTTGCAGATGTCAGCTGGAAGACACCAACAGTACAATGTACAACAGCTTGTTTTGTACTTGGTACACCACTCCATACCTGGCAAGCAGTAGCTGTAGGTAATACGCCAATTGGTCATAAGGGAATGCTTTATGCGGCAGATATTATGGCTCGTACTGCAATTTCTTGTATGGAAAATCCAACAATTATTGAAGAAGCAAAACAAGAGTTAAAGACACGTTTGAAAGGTGAGAAGTACGTGTCACTAATTCCAGAAAAAATAAAGTAA
- the glsA gene encoding glutaminase A yields the protein MLMEITNEAKTYIKKGKPASYIPVLALQSVEKFAACIIDQNGNSFEAGNIDAQFTLQSISKVINFMVACEYHGLQFVLDKVDVEPTGDPFNSIIRLESTAPGKPFNPMINAGAITVASMLPGETVKDRIAYVADFLSRITGSSHQINKAVYRSEIETTYRNRAIAYYLKANDYLLCDVEEAIEAYIRLCSLEVSAKDLAKIGLMLAGNGVHPLTNEKFITPKTAKVTKALMTTCGLYNASGKYAASIGIPMKSGVSGGVLCTVSQGKVEYLEGKLGIGVYNPGIDDIGNSVAGMKFIEKLSQTYDLSIF from the coding sequence ATGTTAATGGAAATCACAAATGAAGCCAAAACATATATAAAGAAAGGAAAACCTGCATCTTACATTCCAGTATTAGCGCTTCAATCTGTAGAGAAATTTGCTGCATGTATAATTGACCAAAATGGAAATTCCTTTGAGGCTGGTAATATTGATGCACAATTTACGCTGCAAAGCATTTCAAAGGTAATTAACTTTATGGTTGCCTGTGAATATCACGGATTACAATTTGTGCTTGATAAGGTAGATGTAGAACCAACAGGAGATCCCTTTAATTCGATTATTCGTCTAGAAAGTACGGCACCGGGTAAACCATTTAATCCGATGATTAATGCAGGTGCTATTACTGTTGCCTCAATGTTACCTGGGGAAACAGTAAAGGATCGAATAGCATATGTTGCAGACTTTTTAAGTCGTATTACAGGTAGTTCTCATCAAATAAATAAAGCAGTTTATCGTTCCGAAATAGAAACAACCTATCGAAACCGGGCAATCGCTTATTATTTAAAAGCAAATGATTATTTACTTTGTGATGTAGAGGAAGCGATAGAGGCTTATATTCGTTTATGCTCACTTGAGGTTTCTGCAAAAGACCTTGCAAAGATAGGGCTTATGCTTGCAGGGAATGGCGTGCATCCATTAACAAACGAAAAGTTTATAACACCTAAAACAGCAAAAGTAACAAAAGCTTTAATGACAACTTGTGGACTTTATAATGCCTCAGGGAAGTATGCTGCTTCTATTGGTATTCCAATGAAAAGTGGTGTATCAGGTGGTGTTTTATGTACGGTATCGCAGGGTAAAGTAGAGTACCTTGAGGGAAAATTAGGTATTGGTGTCTATAATCCGGGAATCGACGACATAGGTAACAGTGTTGCTGGCATGAAATTTATTGAAAAACTTTCGCAGACTTATGATTTAAGTATTTTTTAA
- a CDS encoding DUF4240 domain-containing protein produces MNQNEFWKLIEESKGYEEGQAKWLTDILSKKTENEILDYEFILESYLNESYQSRLWGAAYVIMGGCSDDSFDYFRGWLISQGREVYQQTIENPEFLAAYISDENLGEEGVPEFEDFLTIGFDAYTLKKGGDTEEWDGDLFNEMQDLLADKGLKINKDIEFNWEDEDDLAEMFPALWERFGEEPLGY; encoded by the coding sequence ATGAATCAAAATGAATTTTGGAAATTAATCGAAGAATCCAAGGGATATGAGGAAGGACAGGCGAAATGGCTGACAGATATATTGAGTAAGAAAACGGAAAACGAAATATTGGATTATGAGTTTATCCTCGAAAGTTATTTGAATGAAAGTTATCAATCACGACTTTGGGGAGCTGCTTATGTAATAATGGGTGGGTGTTCTGATGATTCTTTTGATTACTTTCGGGGCTGGCTGATCTCGCAGGGAAGAGAAGTTTATCAACAAACAATTGAGAATCCTGAGTTCTTAGCTGCCTATATTTCCGATGAAAATCTTGGTGAAGAAGGGGTTCCTGAATTTGAAGATTTCCTGACTATTGGCTTTGATGCCTATACGTTGAAAAAAGGTGGAGACACAGAGGAATGGGATGGGGATTTATTTAATGAAATGCAAGATTTACTAGCTGACAAAGGATTAAAGATTAACAAAGATATCGAATTTAATTGGGAAGACGAAGATGATTTAGCTGAGATGTTTCCGGCACTATGGGAGCGGTTTGGAGAAGAACCATTGGGTTATTAG